Proteins found in one Brachyspira murdochii DSM 12563 genomic segment:
- a CDS encoding Gx transporter family protein, translated as MKFFNDIKNHTGKRRIYDIIFFAFISSFIAAVENMFPRPIPYFRIGFSFIVILMVIDVFSFKELILLILIKNVSVALVFAYIFTPPFYLGLCGGISSIIVMKIMSYFKNVFSIFGISLAGSLVSNLSQAFLSKYLFSLPDISFLIVPVFILSLITGSIVGIITMILCSDKSVIQDN; from the coding sequence ATGAAATTTTTTAATGATATAAAAAATCATACCGGAAAAAGAAGAATATATGATATAATATTTTTTGCTTTTATATCATCATTTATAGCAGCTGTTGAAAATATGTTTCCAAGACCTATACCTTATTTTAGAATAGGTTTTTCTTTTATTGTAATATTAATGGTAATAGATGTATTTAGTTTTAAAGAACTTATTCTTCTTATACTTATAAAAAATGTATCGGTTGCTTTAGTATTTGCATATATATTTACGCCTCCTTTTTATCTTGGATTGTGCGGCGGTATTAGCTCTATTATAGTGATGAAGATTATGAGTTATTTTAAAAATGTATTTTCTATTTTTGGTATAAGTTTGGCAGGATCACTTGTTAGTAATTTATCGCAGGCATTTTTATCAAAGTATTTATTTAGTCTGCCAGATATTAGTTTTTTGATAGTACCTGTATTTATACTTTCACTTATAACTGGCAGTATAGTAGGCATTATCACCATGATATTATGCAGCGATAAGTCTGTAATTCAAGATAATTAA
- a CDS encoding LTA synthase family protein: MKINTLKNNSFFIISLILITAMYYSITQLIFPMFSVNKMNFSIIDIIYVYVFSIISYILSNKNKLTSYLFIIVAVFSFFTIEPLGMTIEAKPLFFTDMPDMYPSLIEVLPLYMQIITITATTLYFGLLLAYALYFIYGLYKMYKTNIKKAIIMTIVVILVTYISFFRPVKINSIYADYSDIANKYGIINTISYRISYDKSVEARADKESVEKSLKLLTDIQNKRDVSNLILPYDTDKKRDVFIIFMESFYDYEHFLPLMDKDPFPKEYREWASNSTRVGPNDSHGSLFARTSGLIASSPLFPKKQKTPIYSALPYIMKDNGYHTIALEESGVTYYLDALLPNIGMEEVVFSLGLTNIKNYIKTNNYNNPIFLAGFTFMGHAGSHVENDLNVYDNNKRLMDKINKKDIPVLIETMENSALAAKDIIDTRDTILEKYPDAIIIFKHDHLYPYLKTIIENSSIDNKIKEDFFNDNTVSPMLIWNGTNGAYRFEEDGFPPENIPMFAAVNTKANYTNSIISLLYKDKIDNIIRYYNAFYTNDNGSIKKIEVKKDSTSYIVNHAQKILSEDILRGKKYIYTYISNDK; the protein is encoded by the coding sequence ATGAAAATCAATACATTAAAAAATAATAGTTTTTTTATAATATCATTAATATTGATAACAGCAATGTACTATTCTATAACTCAATTAATATTCCCAATGTTCTCTGTAAATAAAATGAATTTCAGCATTATAGATATAATTTATGTATATGTGTTTTCAATAATATCATATATACTTTCAAATAAAAATAAATTAACTTCATACTTGTTTATAATAGTAGCAGTATTTTCTTTTTTCACAATAGAACCATTAGGTATGACAATAGAAGCAAAACCTTTATTTTTTACTGATATGCCGGACATGTATCCATCTCTTATAGAGGTACTTCCGCTATATATGCAAATAATCACTATTACTGCCACAACTCTTTATTTCGGTCTATTACTTGCTTATGCTTTATACTTTATATACGGGCTTTATAAAATGTATAAAACAAATATAAAAAAAGCTATCATAATGACAATAGTAGTTATACTTGTAACTTACATATCATTTTTCAGACCTGTAAAAATTAATTCAATATATGCTGACTATAGTGATATAGCAAATAAATACGGAATTATCAACACTATAAGCTACAGAATATCATACGATAAATCTGTAGAAGCAAGAGCCGATAAAGAAAGTGTTGAAAAGTCTTTAAAATTATTAACAGACATTCAAAATAAAAGAGATGTATCAAACTTAATACTTCCATATGATACCGATAAAAAAAGAGATGTATTTATAATATTTATGGAATCATTTTACGATTATGAACATTTTCTTCCCCTTATGGATAAAGACCCTTTCCCAAAAGAGTATAGAGAATGGGCAAGCAATTCTACAAGAGTGGGACCTAATGATAGTCATGGAAGTTTATTTGCAAGAACATCGGGTCTTATAGCTTCTTCGCCTTTATTTCCTAAAAAACAAAAAACTCCTATATATTCAGCTCTACCCTATATTATGAAAGATAATGGGTATCATACAATAGCATTAGAAGAATCGGGAGTAACTTACTATCTTGATGCATTACTCCCAAATATTGGAATGGAAGAAGTAGTTTTCAGCTTAGGACTTACTAATATAAAAAATTATATAAAAACTAATAATTATAATAACCCTATATTTTTGGCAGGTTTTACATTTATGGGGCATGCTGGAAGCCATGTTGAAAATGATTTAAATGTATATGATAACAATAAAAGATTGATGGATAAAATAAATAAAAAAGATATACCAGTACTTATAGAAACTATGGAAAACTCTGCATTAGCAGCCAAGGATATAATAGATACAAGAGATACTATATTAGAAAAATATCCTGACGCAATTATAATATTTAAACATGATCACTTATATCCGTATTTAAAAACGATAATAGAAAACTCATCTATAGATAACAAAATAAAAGAAGATTTTTTTAATGATAATACAGTATCTCCTATGTTAATATGGAATGGTACAAACGGAGCTTATAGATTTGAAGAAGACGGATTTCCTCCAGAAAATATTCCTATGTTTGCAGCAGTAAACACAAAAGCAAATTATACCAACTCTATAATATCACTTTTATATAAGGATAAAATAGATAATATTATAAGATATTATAATGCTTTTTACACTAATGATAATGGAAGTATAAAAAAAATAGAAGTAAAAAAAGACAGCACTTCATATATAGTTAATCATGCTCAAAAAATATTATCTGAAGATATATTAAGAGGCAAAAAATATATTTATACTTATATAAGTAATGACAAATAA
- a CDS encoding outer membrane beta-barrel protein, whose product MKRLFYILIIVLLFAANSLFAKSGIEIGIFVPLGMGIGINSYSLTNKKATKQQTNDFKAAVKQADRHSGVGFDAGALFHIGYRFEINKDMSVSVLGELGYSHDEFVFYRKSTDKNYKNTYTYMFESLAIGIYPKFNWKKFSFGLNVGMKIPLYAKSISAYTDYKAETIDRNIEHYNVSQMKEVFNVPLMAYLRFSVDYSIYTDRKFALVLGGYIGGNFGMSLKSPLINNQTIAKMTKQTISSFDIGFQVGVKILPNN is encoded by the coding sequence ATGAAAAGATTATTTTATATATTGATAATAGTATTGCTATTTGCAGCAAACAGTCTTTTTGCTAAAAGCGGTATAGAAATAGGTATATTTGTACCTTTAGGAATGGGAATAGGAATTAATAGTTATTCTCTTACTAATAAAAAAGCAACTAAGCAGCAGACAAATGATTTTAAGGCAGCTGTAAAACAGGCAGACAGACATTCGGGTGTAGGTTTTGATGCAGGAGCTTTATTTCATATAGGCTACAGGTTTGAAATAAACAAAGATATGAGTGTCAGTGTCCTCGGGGAATTGGGATATTCTCATGATGAATTTGTTTTTTATAGAAAAAGCACGGATAAGAACTATAAAAATACATATACATATATGTTTGAAAGTTTAGCTATTGGAATATATCCTAAATTTAATTGGAAAAAGTTTTCATTTGGATTAAATGTAGGTATGAAAATTCCTTTATATGCAAAATCAATATCAGCATATACCGATTATAAAGCAGAAACTATAGATAGAAATATAGAACATTATAATGTTTCTCAAATGAAAGAAGTATTTAATGTTCCTTTAATGGCTTATTTAAGATTTTCAGTAGATTATTCTATTTATACTGACAGAAAATTTGCTTTAGTATTGGGCGGATATATAGGCGGAAATTTTGGTATGTCATTAAAAAGTCCTTTAATTAATAATCAGACTATTGCTAAAATGACTAAACAGACTATATCTAGCTTTGATATAGGCTTTCAGGTAGGTGTTAAAATACTTCCTAACAATTAA